A genomic window from Streptomyces sp. WMMC940 includes:
- a CDS encoding GNAT family N-acetyltransferase, with protein MAAQPDLVMRVYAATDEEAVRELIDADRLPGQPGVSGTMLAEALAGRSPVDAGWWERLEPPRTWVAADRRGVVVGVVSYALNPGDETGYILWLHCREDRAVADALVAHALGGLSARSWQAFQFASALTRGLEGLPVGHRPATRAALEAAGFTGADLWRYMRAPLPGREAGRAPRVRVRRKRGGLRVLRVYAGVRVIAEAEVGEPVAGVGVVWWLHVDPGSRRSGLGRGLLGSALALLGDLGATEAILYVDDDAPPGDERDRTAANALYDSVGFVEVDRLHSFTRPPHA; from the coding sequence ATGGCTGCGCAGCCGGACTTGGTGATGCGCGTGTACGCCGCCACGGACGAGGAGGCCGTGCGGGAACTCATCGACGCCGACCGTCTGCCGGGTCAGCCCGGTGTGTCCGGGACGATGCTGGCCGAGGCGCTGGCGGGGCGCTCCCCGGTCGACGCCGGCTGGTGGGAGCGGCTGGAACCGCCGCGCACCTGGGTGGCGGCCGACCGCAGGGGTGTCGTCGTGGGCGTGGTCTCGTACGCGCTCAATCCCGGCGACGAGACGGGATACATCCTGTGGCTGCACTGCCGGGAGGACCGGGCGGTAGCCGACGCGCTCGTGGCCCACGCGCTGGGCGGTCTGAGCGCGAGGTCCTGGCAGGCCTTCCAGTTCGCCTCCGCGCTGACGCGAGGGCTGGAGGGGCTCCCGGTGGGGCACCGCCCGGCCACCCGGGCCGCCCTGGAGGCCGCCGGGTTTACGGGGGCGGACCTGTGGCGCTACATGCGAGCCCCGCTTCCCGGACGGGAGGCGGGCCGGGCACCCCGTGTGCGGGTGCGCAGGAAGCGCGGCGGCCTGCGGGTCCTGCGCGTGTACGCGGGTGTGCGGGTGATCGCCGAGGCGGAGGTGGGGGAGCCGGTGGCGGGGGTCGGCGTGGTGTGGTGGCTGCACGTTGATCCGGGCAGCCGCCGGAGCGGGCTGGGGCGCGGGCTCCTGGGGTCGGCGCTGGCCCTGCTCGGTGACCTCGGCGCGACCGAGGCCATCCTGTACGTCGACGACGATGCGCCGCCGGGTGACGAGCGGGACCGTACGGCCGCCAACGCACTGTACGACTCGGTGGGGTTCGTCGAGGTCGACCGGCTGCACTCGTTCACGCGGCCGCCGCACGCGTGA